The following proteins come from a genomic window of Alosa sapidissima isolate fAloSap1 chromosome 22, fAloSap1.pri, whole genome shotgun sequence:
- the LOC121697427 gene encoding calcitonin gene-related peptide 2 — protein sequence MNHLRLPALLLALLLVLRFADAAPSRYSISSSEQGDGATERESWMLPGFSTHPFLSLLGSRPQRAVPSSHHLEKRKCNTATCVTQRLADFLIRSSNTIGTVYAPTNVGSNTYGKRELQPTNYLPL from the exons ATGAACCACCTGAGACTTCCCGCCCTTCTGCTTGCCCTGCTGCTCGTGCTGCGGTTCGCAGACGCTGCGCCAAGCAG GTATTCCATTTCGTCCAGCGAGCAAGGGGATGGAGCAACAGAGAGGGAAAGCTGGATGTTGCCGGGATTCTCAACACATCCTTTCCTCAGTTTGCTCGGCTCGCGACCCCAGAGAGCTGTCCCTTCGAG CCACCACTTGGAGAAGCGCAAATGCAACACAGCCACCTGCGTGACGCAGAGACTGGCCGACTTCCTCATCCGCTCCAGCAACACCATCGGCACCGTGTACGCCCCGACCAACGTCGGCTCCAACACCTACGGCAAGCGGGAGCTCCAGCCAACCAACTACCTCCCGCTCTAG
- the LOC121697487 gene encoding solute carrier organic anion transporter family member 1C1-like isoform X1, whose translation MTAEGRPEGFKEPPSISGSASNVRVQAPTRCCAPSLKMFIGVLALCYFSKSLSGSYTKSTITQIERRFEIPSSTVGIIDGSFEMGNLLVITMVSYFGAKFHRPKIIGTGALLMAMGTFLMALPHFLMGRYDYETVALRTYGADNSTSSSPCSTTPSQGTISQPALGCQVGEEEGSPMWVMVLVGNIIRGIGEATIGPLGVAFIDDHARPENSAFYIGCLHTIAVIGPLFGYSLGSLCARLYVDIGFVNLDSVTITPQDSRWVGAWWLGYVVAGGLTFLTALPFWFLPRALPEDPWPPHTQDQNQDEEDQDPPALEPLNPHQEEETKTISEVAKDFLPSLKRLLTNKIYIFYMISNIVMFNAFVIVITYTPKFFEQQYGQSASKTNFLIGICSMPAVSLGIFLSGVIMKKFKLGLLGAARIALLTSIGGFLLTLPFFALSCRNLDVAGLTTPYSGSIVDGGLMSSAVDGGVVSSAVDGGVVSSAVAGGVVSSCNSACGCQQSQWDPVCGQDGVTYASPCLAGCSGTLGTGRNMTFHYCSCVQSSGLSLGNSSAVLGQCPRENACSTMFSIYLVLQGASFFVYCLGSTPMFIITLRSVEPELKSLSVGVFMLMLRVLGGIPAPMYFGALIDSTCLKWGTRRCGGRGACRFYDINTFRSLFLGMITGLRLLGYVLFWVAIVQIKRTLVKARRAQDIELQKAQGSRDQAEGQAANETERSSISERRPTNGSEKMSIDDRHTASWNDKMDIDESNAANGCKKMNNSDKNLSQISD comes from the exons ATGACGGCCGAGGGGAGACCCGAGGGGTTCAAGGAGCCCCCCTCCATCAGTGGCAGCGCCAGCAACGTCCGAGTCCAAGCCCCGACCAGGTGCTGCGCCCCGAGTCTAAAG ATGTTCATAGGCGTGCTGGCACTGTGCTACTTCTCCAAGTCTCTCTCGGGCAGTTACACCAAGAGCACCATCACGCAGATCGAGCGCCGCTTCGAGATTCCCAGCTCCACCGTCGGCATCATCGACGGCAGCTTTGAgatgg GTAACCTGCTGGTGATCACCATGGTGAGCTACTTTGGAGCCAAGTTCCACAGGCCTAAGATCATCGGGACAGGAGCGCTACTGATGGCAATGGGCACCTTCCTCATGGCCCTGCCACACTTCCTcatgggcag ATATGACTATGAAACAGTAGCGCTGAGGACCTACGGTGCTGATAACTCCACCTCCAGCTCCCCCTGCTCCACTACCCCCTCCCAGGGTACCATATCACAGCCAGCACtcg gGTGTCAGGTTGGTGAGGAGGAGGGTTCCCCCATGTGGGTAATGGTTCTGGTGGGTAATATCATACGTGGTATTGGCGAAGCCACCATTGGCCCTCTAGGAGTGGCTTTCATTGACGACCACGCCCGCCCAGAAAACTCCGCCTTCTACATTG GATGCTTGCACACCATCGCGGTGATTGGCCCTCTGTTCGGCTATTCTCTGGGCTCTCTCTGTGCCAGATTATATGTGGACATCGGCTTTGTCAATCTGG ACAGCGTGACCATCACGCCGCAGGACTCTCGCTGGGTGGGGGCATGGTGGCTGGGCTACGTGGTGGCAGGAGGACTCACCTTCCTCACCGCCCTCCCCTTCTGGTTCCTGCCCCGTGCCCTGCCCGAGGACCCTTGGCCCCCCCACACCCAGGACCAGAACCAGGATGAGGAGGACCAGGACCCCCCAGCGCTGGAGCCGCTCAACCCCCACCAGGAGGAAGAGACAAAGACAATCAGTGAGGTCGCCAAGG ACTTCCTGCCTTCTCTGAAGCGCCTGTTGACCAATAAGATCTACATCTTCTACATGATCTCCAACATTGTGATGTTCAACGCCTTCGTCATTGTCATCACATACACTCCCAAGTTCTTTGAGCAGCAGTATGGACAGAGTGCCTCCAAGACCAACTTCCTTATCG gcatATGCAGCATGCCTGCGGTGTCCTTGGGCATCTTCCTGAGTGGTGTGATCATGAAGAAGTTTAAGCTGGGGCTGCTGGGTGCGGCGCGCATCGCCCTCCTGACCTCCATCGGCGGATTCCTGCTCACGTTGCCCTTCTTCGCTCTCAGCTGCAGGAACTTAGACGTGGCCGGCTTGACCACCCCCTACTCagg GTCAATAGTGGACGGTGGGCTGATGTCATCAGCAGTGGATGGTGGGGTGGTGTCATCAGCAGTGGACGGTGGGGTGGTGTCATCAGCAGTGGCCGGCGGGGTGGTGTCGTCCTGCAACAGCGCCTGTGGGTGCCAGCAGAGCCAGTGGGACCCAGTGTGTGGGCAGGACGGGGTCACTTACGCCTCTCCGTGCCTGGCAGGATGCAGCGGCACGCTAGGAACAGGCAGGAACATG ACGTTCCACTACTGCAGCTGTGTCCAAAGTTCTGGCCTGAGTCTGGGGAACTCCTCTGCTGTTCTTGGGCAGTGTCCGCGGGAGAACGCCTGTTCCACCATGTTCTCCATCTACCTGGTCCTGCAGGGCGCCAGCTTCTTCGTCTACTGCCTTGGCAGCACGCCCATGTTCATCATCACTCTCAG gagtgtggaACCAGAACTGAAGTCGCTGTCTGTGGGAGTATTTATGCTGATGCTACGAGTCCTCG ggggtATCCCGGCACCCATGTACTTCGGAGCGTTGATTGACTCTACCTGTCTAAAGTGGGGGACCCGCAGGTGTGGAGGACGAGGGGCATGTAGGTTCTATGACATCAACACTTTCAG GTCCCTGTTCCTGGGCATGATCACCGGTCTGCGTCTCCTCGGGTACGTCCTCTTCTGGGTGGCCATCGTCCAGATCAAAAGGACCTTAGTGAAAGCACGCCGCGCCCAGGACATTGAGCTGCAGAAGGCCCAAGGGAGCCGGGACCAAGCTGAGGGTCAGGCAGCcaatgagacagagaggagcAGCATCAGTGAGAGGCGACCAACCAATGGGAGTGAGAAGATGAGCATCGATGATAGGCACACAGCCAGTTGGAATGACAAGATGGATATCGATGAAAGTAATGCAGCCAATGGGTGTAAGAAGATGAACAACAGTGATAAAAATCTAAGTCAAATCTCAGACTGA
- the LOC121697487 gene encoding solute carrier organic anion transporter family member 1C1-like isoform X2, producing the protein MTAEGRPEGFKEPPSISGSASNVRVQAPTRCCAPSLKMFIGVLALCYFSKSLSGSYTKSTITQIERRFEIPSSTVGIIDGSFEMGNLLVITMVSYFGAKFHRPKIIGTGALLMAMGTFLMALPHFLMGRYDYETVALRTYGADNSTSSSPCSTTPSQGTISQPALGCQVGEEEGSPMWVMVLVGNIIRGIGEATIGPLGVAFIDDHARPENSAFYIGCLHTIAVIGPLFGYSLGSLCARLYVDIGFVNLDSVTITPQDSRWVGAWWLGYVVAGGLTFLTALPFWFLPRALPEDPWPPHTQDQNQDEEDQDPPALEPLNPHQEEETKTISEVAKDFLPSLKRLLTNKIYIFYMISNIVMFNAFVIVITYTPKFFEQQYGQSASKTNFLIGICSMPAVSLGIFLSGVIMKKFKLGLLGAARIALLTSIGGFLLTLPFFALSCRNLDVAGLTTPYSGSAVDGGVVSSAVDGGVVSSAVAGGVVSSCNSACGCQQSQWDPVCGQDGVTYASPCLAGCSGTLGTGRNMTFHYCSCVQSSGLSLGNSSAVLGQCPRENACSTMFSIYLVLQGASFFVYCLGSTPMFIITLRSVEPELKSLSVGVFMLMLRVLGGIPAPMYFGALIDSTCLKWGTRRCGGRGACRFYDINTFRSLFLGMITGLRLLGYVLFWVAIVQIKRTLVKARRAQDIELQKAQGSRDQAEGQAANETERSSISERRPTNGSEKMSIDDRHTASWNDKMDIDESNAANGCKKMNNSDKNLSQISD; encoded by the exons ATGACGGCCGAGGGGAGACCCGAGGGGTTCAAGGAGCCCCCCTCCATCAGTGGCAGCGCCAGCAACGTCCGAGTCCAAGCCCCGACCAGGTGCTGCGCCCCGAGTCTAAAG ATGTTCATAGGCGTGCTGGCACTGTGCTACTTCTCCAAGTCTCTCTCGGGCAGTTACACCAAGAGCACCATCACGCAGATCGAGCGCCGCTTCGAGATTCCCAGCTCCACCGTCGGCATCATCGACGGCAGCTTTGAgatgg GTAACCTGCTGGTGATCACCATGGTGAGCTACTTTGGAGCCAAGTTCCACAGGCCTAAGATCATCGGGACAGGAGCGCTACTGATGGCAATGGGCACCTTCCTCATGGCCCTGCCACACTTCCTcatgggcag ATATGACTATGAAACAGTAGCGCTGAGGACCTACGGTGCTGATAACTCCACCTCCAGCTCCCCCTGCTCCACTACCCCCTCCCAGGGTACCATATCACAGCCAGCACtcg gGTGTCAGGTTGGTGAGGAGGAGGGTTCCCCCATGTGGGTAATGGTTCTGGTGGGTAATATCATACGTGGTATTGGCGAAGCCACCATTGGCCCTCTAGGAGTGGCTTTCATTGACGACCACGCCCGCCCAGAAAACTCCGCCTTCTACATTG GATGCTTGCACACCATCGCGGTGATTGGCCCTCTGTTCGGCTATTCTCTGGGCTCTCTCTGTGCCAGATTATATGTGGACATCGGCTTTGTCAATCTGG ACAGCGTGACCATCACGCCGCAGGACTCTCGCTGGGTGGGGGCATGGTGGCTGGGCTACGTGGTGGCAGGAGGACTCACCTTCCTCACCGCCCTCCCCTTCTGGTTCCTGCCCCGTGCCCTGCCCGAGGACCCTTGGCCCCCCCACACCCAGGACCAGAACCAGGATGAGGAGGACCAGGACCCCCCAGCGCTGGAGCCGCTCAACCCCCACCAGGAGGAAGAGACAAAGACAATCAGTGAGGTCGCCAAGG ACTTCCTGCCTTCTCTGAAGCGCCTGTTGACCAATAAGATCTACATCTTCTACATGATCTCCAACATTGTGATGTTCAACGCCTTCGTCATTGTCATCACATACACTCCCAAGTTCTTTGAGCAGCAGTATGGACAGAGTGCCTCCAAGACCAACTTCCTTATCG gcatATGCAGCATGCCTGCGGTGTCCTTGGGCATCTTCCTGAGTGGTGTGATCATGAAGAAGTTTAAGCTGGGGCTGCTGGGTGCGGCGCGCATCGCCCTCCTGACCTCCATCGGCGGATTCCTGCTCACGTTGCCCTTCTTCGCTCTCAGCTGCAGGAACTTAGACGTGGCCGGCTTGACCACCCCCTACTCaggg TCAGCAGTGGATGGTGGGGTGGTGTCATCAGCAGTGGACGGTGGGGTGGTGTCATCAGCAGTGGCCGGCGGGGTGGTGTCGTCCTGCAACAGCGCCTGTGGGTGCCAGCAGAGCCAGTGGGACCCAGTGTGTGGGCAGGACGGGGTCACTTACGCCTCTCCGTGCCTGGCAGGATGCAGCGGCACGCTAGGAACAGGCAGGAACATG ACGTTCCACTACTGCAGCTGTGTCCAAAGTTCTGGCCTGAGTCTGGGGAACTCCTCTGCTGTTCTTGGGCAGTGTCCGCGGGAGAACGCCTGTTCCACCATGTTCTCCATCTACCTGGTCCTGCAGGGCGCCAGCTTCTTCGTCTACTGCCTTGGCAGCACGCCCATGTTCATCATCACTCTCAG gagtgtggaACCAGAACTGAAGTCGCTGTCTGTGGGAGTATTTATGCTGATGCTACGAGTCCTCG ggggtATCCCGGCACCCATGTACTTCGGAGCGTTGATTGACTCTACCTGTCTAAAGTGGGGGACCCGCAGGTGTGGAGGACGAGGGGCATGTAGGTTCTATGACATCAACACTTTCAG GTCCCTGTTCCTGGGCATGATCACCGGTCTGCGTCTCCTCGGGTACGTCCTCTTCTGGGTGGCCATCGTCCAGATCAAAAGGACCTTAGTGAAAGCACGCCGCGCCCAGGACATTGAGCTGCAGAAGGCCCAAGGGAGCCGGGACCAAGCTGAGGGTCAGGCAGCcaatgagacagagaggagcAGCATCAGTGAGAGGCGACCAACCAATGGGAGTGAGAAGATGAGCATCGATGATAGGCACACAGCCAGTTGGAATGACAAGATGGATATCGATGAAAGTAATGCAGCCAATGGGTGTAAGAAGATGAACAACAGTGATAAAAATCTAAGTCAAATCTCAGACTGA